In Fusobacterium perfoetens, one genomic interval encodes:
- a CDS encoding DegT/DnrJ/EryC1/StrS family aminotransferase, with protein sequence MIKPFEKKVWLSTPTMHGEELKYITEAYETNWMSTVGENINEVERLACEKIGCKYAVALSAGTAALHLAVKLAGVKPGDKVFCSDMTFCATVNPVVYEGGIPVFIDTEYDTWNMDPVALEKAFELYPEIKVVVVAHLYGTPGKIDEIKNICDKHGATLIEDAAESLGATYKGKETGTFGNYNVISFNGNKIITGSSGGMLLTNSKEAAEKVRKWSTQARENAPWYQHEEIGYNYRMSNVIAGVVRGQFPHLDEHIAQKKVIYERYKEGFKGLPVKMNPFDEINSVPNFWLSCMIIDKDAMCKQVRGENEALYISEKGKSCPTEILETLAKYNAEGRPIWKPMHMQPIYRMNGFVTREGSGRAKTNAYISGGMLGKDGRPLDIGMDIFERGLCLPSDNKMTPEEQDIVIEIIRKCFEE encoded by the coding sequence ATGATAAAACCTTTTGAAAAAAAAGTGTGGCTTAGCACTCCTACTATGCACGGAGAAGAACTTAAATATATTACAGAAGCCTATGAAACGAATTGGATGTCTACTGTTGGAGAAAATATTAATGAAGTAGAGAGATTAGCTTGTGAAAAAATAGGTTGTAAATATGCAGTGGCTCTTTCTGCAGGAACAGCAGCTTTACATTTAGCAGTAAAACTTGCAGGAGTTAAACCAGGTGATAAAGTATTTTGCTCTGATATGACATTTTGTGCAACAGTAAACCCTGTTGTATACGAAGGTGGAATTCCTGTATTTATTGATACAGAATACGATACTTGGAATATGGATCCAGTTGCTTTAGAAAAAGCATTTGAATTATATCCAGAAATAAAAGTTGTAGTAGTCGCTCATTTATATGGAACTCCAGGAAAAATAGATGAGATTAAAAATATCTGTGATAAACATGGAGCAACTTTGATTGAAGATGCTGCAGAATCTTTAGGAGCAACATACAAAGGAAAAGAAACAGGAACTTTTGGAAATTATAATGTAATTTCTTTTAATGGAAATAAGATAATAACAGGTTCATCAGGAGGGATGCTTCTTACAAACAGTAAAGAAGCTGCTGAAAAAGTGAGAAAATGGTCAACTCAAGCGAGAGAAAATGCCCCATGGTATCAACATGAAGAGATTGGTTACAACTATAGAATGAGTAATGTTATCGCAGGAGTTGTAAGAGGACAGTTTCCACATCTTGATGAGCATATAGCGCAGAAAAAAGTTATTTATGAAAGATATAAAGAGGGATTTAAAGGACTTCCTGTTAAAATGAATCCTTTTGATGAAATAAATTCAGTTCCTAACTTTTGGCTTAGTTGCATGATAATTGATAAAGATGCAATGTGTAAACAAGTTCGTGGAGAAAATGAAGCATTATATATTTCTGAAAAAGGAAAATCATGTCCTACAGAGATACTGGAAACTCTTGCAAAATATAATGCTGAAGGAAGACCGATTTGGAAACCAATGCATATGCAGCCAATCTATAGAATGAATGGATTTGTAACAAGAGAAGGAAGCGGAAGAGCAAAAACTAATGCTTATATCTCTGGTGGAATGTTAGGAAAAGATGGAAGACCACTTGATATTGGAATGGATATATTTGAAAGAGGATTATGCCTTCCAAGCGATAATAAAATGACACCAGAAGAGCAAGATATTGTAATAGAAATAATAAGAAAGTGTTTTGAGGAATAA
- a CDS encoding sugar transferase: MYRKYFKRILDVICSLGFILCFWWLYIVVAILVKRKLGSPVIFKQQRPGLNGKIFTMYKFRSMTDAKDKDGKLLSDVERLPKFGKLLRATSLDEILEFINVLKGDMSLIGPRPLLVEYLERYNDEQKRRHEVRPGITGWAQVNGRNAISWEEKFKYDIEYVDKLNFLLDMKIVFLTIKKIVVKEGISQEGNATMEKFTGEIK; this comes from the coding sequence ATGTATAGAAAATATTTTAAAAGAATTTTAGATGTTATCTGTTCTTTAGGATTTATTCTATGTTTTTGGTGGCTATACATTGTAGTAGCAATATTAGTAAAAAGAAAACTAGGTTCTCCTGTTATTTTTAAACAACAAAGACCAGGATTAAATGGGAAAATATTTACAATGTATAAGTTTAGAAGTATGACTGATGCAAAAGATAAAGATGGAAAACTACTTTCTGATGTAGAAAGGCTTCCAAAATTTGGAAAACTTTTAAGAGCAACAAGCTTAGATGAAATACTTGAATTTATAAATGTGTTAAAAGGAGATATGAGCCTTATAGGTCCTAGACCACTTTTAGTTGAATATCTTGAAAGATACAATGATGAACAAAAAAGAAGACATGAAGTAAGACCAGGAATAACAGGTTGGGCACAAGTAAATGGAAGAAATGCAATATCATGGGAAGAAAAATTTAAATATGATATTGAATATGTAGATAAATTAAATTTCCTTTTAGATATGAAAATAGTTTTTTTAACAATAAAGAAAATAGTTGTTAAAGAAGGCATATCACAAGAAGGAAATGCAACTATGGAAAAATTTACAGGTGAAATAAAGTGA
- a CDS encoding acetyltransferase: MKKLYIIGAGGFGREVLWLINRINEKEKIWDIQGFIDDNKSLHGKIENDYKVLGGCEYLKNLSEDVYVVISIGSAKIKEKITEKLKDYSNVHFATLIDPSVIISEKVKIGEGTIICAGTIITVNIEIGNHVIINLDCTVGHDSIIEDYATILPSVNLSGNTITKKYTTIGTGTKVIQGITIGENVIVGAGTVVIRDIENNVTVVGNPARIVKKN; this comes from the coding sequence ATGAAAAAATTATATATTATTGGAGCAGGTGGATTTGGCAGAGAAGTATTATGGCTTATAAATCGTATAAATGAAAAAGAAAAAATATGGGATATTCAAGGATTTATTGATGACAATAAATCTTTACATGGGAAGATAGAAAATGACTACAAAGTATTAGGTGGTTGTGAATATCTTAAAAATTTAAGTGAAGATGTTTATGTAGTTATTTCTATTGGCTCAGCAAAGATAAAAGAAAAAATTACTGAAAAATTAAAAGATTACTCAAATGTACATTTTGCCACTTTAATAGATCCATCAGTAATTATATCTGAAAAAGTAAAAATAGGAGAAGGAACGATTATTTGTGCAGGAACAATTATTACAGTGAATATTGAAATAGGAAATCATGTAATAATAAACCTCGACTGTACAGTGGGACATGATTCAATTATTGAAGATTATGCAACTATACTTCCAAGTGTAAATCTTTCAGGAAATACAATAACAAAAAAATATACAACAATAGGAACAGGAACCAAAGTTATTCAAGGAATAACAATAGGAGAAAATGTAATAGTAGGAGCAGGAACAGTTGTAATAAGAGATATAGAAAATAATGTTACAGTTGTAGGAAATCCTGCAAGAATAGTAAAGAAAAATTAA
- a CDS encoding glycosyltransferase family 4 protein: MKKIWVMAPFTEIENIKNRNRFQYIANELSKNYEIHLFTSDFIHIKKEFCDKSVENKYSYNVHLIHETGYKKNISVKRAISHITFALNLKKKIKKMEKPDLIYCAYPMMTSAFFMGKYAEKNNIPFVLDIQDTWPESISAGINTDNYIVKILMYPFTLYANAIYRMADLMIGVSKTYVERGRVKNSKAKEFIPVYIGAEGNKFDNVKFKKINDEIWITYIGTLSHSYDIMTAILAFDMLKENKNIKLYILGDGPEFLKLKDKAEELGLLDKTIFFKGMLPYEDMIDYLKNSDIALNAIRGKALQTITNKFGDYVSAGLPILNCCQSKEVLNLIENRKLGLNYIPENSESLKEKILEILKDKERLEEYSKNCKKFAEEKFDRKKSYKIIFEKIKKILGEK; encoded by the coding sequence TTGAAAAAAATTTGGGTAATGGCCCCATTTACAGAGATAGAAAATATAAAAAATAGAAATAGATTTCAATATATTGCAAATGAGTTAAGTAAAAATTATGAAATTCATTTATTTACCTCTGATTTTATCCATATAAAAAAAGAATTTTGTGATAAAAGTGTAGAAAATAAATATTCTTATAATGTTCATTTAATACACGAAACTGGTTATAAGAAAAATATTTCAGTAAAAAGAGCAATTTCGCATATAACTTTTGCTTTAAATTTAAAGAAAAAAATTAAAAAAATGGAAAAACCAGATTTGATTTATTGTGCATATCCTATGATGACATCAGCATTTTTTATGGGAAAATATGCTGAAAAAAATAATATTCCTTTTGTTTTAGACATACAAGATACTTGGCCTGAATCTATATCAGCAGGAATAAATACAGATAATTATATTGTAAAGATATTGATGTATCCATTTACATTATATGCTAATGCAATATATAGGATGGCTGATTTGATGATAGGAGTATCGAAAACATATGTAGAAAGAGGAAGAGTAAAAAATAGCAAAGCAAAAGAATTTATACCTGTATATATAGGGGCAGAAGGAAATAAATTTGATAATGTAAAATTTAAAAAAATAAATGATGAAATTTGGATAACTTATATAGGAACATTAAGTCATAGTTATGATATTATGACAGCAATTTTGGCTTTTGACATGTTAAAAGAAAATAAGAATATAAAATTATATATTTTAGGAGATGGACCAGAATTTTTAAAATTAAAAGATAAAGCAGAGGAATTGGGATTATTAGATAAAACAATATTTTTTAAGGGAATGTTACCTTATGAAGATATGATAGATTATTTAAAAAATAGTGATATAGCATTAAATGCTATTAGAGGAAAAGCTTTGCAAACAATAACAAATAAATTTGGAGATTATGTTTCAGCAGGGTTACCAATATTAAATTGTTGTCAATCAAAAGAAGTTTTAAATCTTATAGAAAATAGAAAATTGGGTTTAAATTATATTCCTGAAAATTCTGAATCGCTAAAGGAAAAAATTTTAGAAATACTAAAAGATAAAGAAAGATTAGAAGAATACTCTAAAAATTGTAAGAAATTTGCTGAAGAAAAATTTGACAGAAAAAAAAGCTATAAAATAATTTTTGAAAAAATAAAAAAAATATTAGGAGAGAAATAA
- a CDS encoding CDP-glycerol glycerophosphotransferase family protein — translation MIRNIIKFIFKTLFMFFTLNKLNNKKIVFIEGTREKMSGNCGAVFKKLQNYKEYSFILVEFYKSNVKYPNLKHYSFFDLRGLFHIATAKYLIANEGFFNFLPKRYSQLNIQLWHGAGAFKKFGYSIELEKKDYHIKKNKVIDILSVSSDKVIDVYTEAFQIDKLKVKNLGMPRADIFFKEDEKLKVKERFFNEYPELKNKKIIMYAPTFRDNDKGDFKLKLDIELMKEKLEKLGYVLFLRLHPNIKKDDISVDNIFSYDFSKYEQVSDLLIVSDILISDYSSIIFEFSIMKKPILFYSYDVEEYIKDRGFYYNYYEFIPNKINYTTEEVINSIINKDWDLERIEKFARYFFNPFDGNSTERVLKEIGLWEEEK, via the coding sequence ATGATAAGAAATATAATTAAATTTATATTTAAAACATTATTTATGTTTTTTACTTTAAATAAACTAAATAATAAAAAAATAGTCTTTATAGAAGGAACTAGAGAAAAAATGTCTGGAAATTGTGGAGCAGTTTTTAAAAAATTGCAAAACTATAAAGAATATTCTTTTATTTTAGTAGAATTTTATAAAAGTAATGTAAAATATCCAAATTTAAAACATTATTCATTTTTTGATTTGAGGGGACTTTTTCATATAGCTACAGCTAAATATTTAATTGCAAATGAAGGTTTTTTTAATTTTTTACCCAAAAGATATTCTCAACTTAATATTCAATTATGGCATGGAGCAGGTGCATTTAAAAAGTTTGGTTATAGTATAGAACTAGAAAAAAAAGATTACCATATAAAAAAAAATAAAGTAATAGATATTTTAAGTGTTTCTTCTGATAAAGTGATAGATGTTTACACCGAGGCATTCCAAATAGATAAATTAAAAGTTAAGAATTTAGGAATGCCAAGAGCAGATATATTTTTTAAAGAAGATGAAAAATTAAAAGTGAAAGAAAGATTTTTTAATGAATATCCTGAATTAAAAAACAAAAAAATAATAATGTATGCTCCTACTTTTAGGGATAACGACAAAGGTGATTTTAAATTAAAATTAGATATTGAATTAATGAAAGAAAAGTTGGAAAAATTAGGGTATGTTTTATTTTTAAGACTACACCCAAACATTAAAAAAGATGATATTTCAGTGGATAATATTTTTTCATATGATTTTAGTAAATATGAACAGGTTTCAGATTTATTAATTGTATCAGATATTTTAATAAGTGATTATTCATCAATAATATTTGAATTTTCAATTATGAAGAAACCAATTTTATTTTATTCTTATGATGTTGAAGAATATATTAAAGACAGAGGATTTTATTATAACTATTATGAATTTATTCCGAATAAAATAAACTATACAACAGAAGAAGTAATAAATTCAATTATAAATAAAGATTGGGATTTAGAAAGAATAGAAAAATTTGCAAGATATTTCTTTAATCCTTTTGATGGAAATTCTACAGAAAGAGTTTTAAAAGAAATTGGATTGTGGGAGGAAGAAAAATGA
- a CDS encoding 2-C-methyl-D-erythritol 4-phosphate cytidylyltransferase, with translation MIFGAILAGGIGSRMNITDMPKQFLLLGDKPIIIHTLQKMLLCQKFDYIYIGIHKDWILYMEDLINKYIFDEDNKKRIVLVSGGKDRNETIMNIVNDIEKKFGENENNIIVTHDAVRPFVTSRILNENIEFAKKYGACDTVVPAIDTIVVSNNKEIISEIPNREFMYQGQTPQSFKISILKKLYNELSEDEKKILTDACKICVVKNYPVYLVNGEISNLKITTPSDYKIAQAMIGGNLID, from the coding sequence ATGATATTTGGAGCAATTTTAGCAGGTGGTATTGGCTCAAGAATGAATATTACTGATATGCCAAAACAATTTCTATTATTGGGAGATAAACCAATAATTATTCATACATTACAAAAAATGTTATTATGTCAAAAATTTGATTATATATATATAGGAATTCATAAAGACTGGATTTTATATATGGAAGATTTAATCAATAAATATATTTTTGATGAAGACAATAAAAAAAGAATAGTTTTAGTTTCAGGGGGAAAAGACAGAAATGAAACTATTATGAATATTGTAAATGATATAGAAAAGAAGTTTGGAGAAAATGAAAATAATATAATAGTAACTCATGATGCAGTAAGACCTTTTGTAACATCAAGAATATTAAATGAAAATATAGAATTTGCAAAAAAATATGGAGCTTGTGATACTGTTGTTCCTGCTATTGATACAATAGTTGTTTCAAATAATAAAGAAATTATTTCTGAAATTCCAAACAGAGAATTTATGTATCAAGGACAAACTCCACAAAGTTTTAAAATTTCTATTTTGAAAAAACTTTATAATGAACTTTCTGAAGATGAAAAGAAAATATTAACAGATGCCTGTAAGATTTGTGTTGTAAAAAATTATCCTGTGTATCTTGTAAATGGTGAAATATCAAATCTTAAAATAACAACTCCAAGTGATTATAAAATAGCTCAGGCTATGATAGGGGGAAACTTAATTGATTAA
- a CDS encoding alcohol dehydrogenase catalytic domain-containing protein, translated as MINYVYQLVSPRVISIKYENINFDSDVIVKPLYMAICHADQRYYTGNRDKKILSKKLPMALIHECCGEVVFDKSKKFKKGQKVVLIPNVPGNFNEEIYENYGEGAKFLSSGYDGFMREYINIPQDRLVPFENIPLETAAITEFVSVGTHALERFKKISHSNKEKIGIWGDGSLAFVVSNILKKEFPNSKIIIFGKNPEKLSLFSFADETILVDNIPENYKIDHAFECAGGEGSSYAIDDIIRYIKPQGSVILMGVSENKVPINTRDVLEKGLTFVGCSRSGYRDFEKAVELMQDEKFQMRLKMIIQEKEELKTIEDIHKIFRKDLSNPFKTVFKWDL; from the coding sequence TTGATTAATTATGTATATCAGTTAGTCAGTCCGAGAGTAATTTCAATAAAATATGAAAATATAAATTTTGATAGTGATGTGATAGTAAAACCACTGTATATGGCAATATGTCATGCAGACCAAAGATATTATACAGGAAATAGAGATAAAAAAATCTTGAGTAAGAAACTTCCAATGGCTCTTATACATGAATGTTGCGGGGAGGTTGTTTTTGATAAATCTAAAAAATTTAAAAAAGGGCAGAAAGTTGTTTTAATTCCAAATGTTCCGGGAAATTTTAATGAAGAAATTTATGAAAATTATGGAGAGGGAGCAAAATTTTTATCAAGCGGTTATGATGGATTTATGAGGGAATATATAAATATTCCGCAAGACAGATTAGTTCCATTTGAAAATATTCCTCTTGAAACAGCAGCGATAACAGAATTTGTAAGTGTAGGAACTCATGCTCTGGAAAGGTTTAAAAAAATATCTCATTCTAATAAAGAAAAAATAGGAATATGGGGAGATGGAAGTTTAGCTTTTGTAGTTTCTAATATTTTAAAAAAAGAATTTCCAAATTCTAAGATAATAATTTTTGGAAAAAATCCTGAAAAACTTTCTCTTTTCTCTTTTGCAGATGAAACTATTTTAGTAGATAACATTCCTGAAAATTATAAAATAGACCATGCTTTTGAATGTGCAGGAGGAGAGGGAAGCAGTTATGCAATAGATGACATAATAAGATATATAAAGCCTCAAGGTTCTGTAATATTAATGGGAGTAAGTGAAAATAAAGTTCCTATAAATACAAGAGATGTATTAGAAAAAGGACTTACTTTTGTTGGATGTAGCCGTTCAGGATATAGAGATTTTGAAAAAGCAGTGGAACTAATGCAAGATGAAAAATTTCAAATGAGATTAAAAATGATAATTCAAGAGAAAGAAGAACTAAAAACGATAGAAGATATCCATAAAATATTTAGAAAGGATTTAAGTAATCCATTTAAGACAGTTTTTAAATGGGATTTGTAG
- a CDS encoding glycosyltransferase, giving the protein MSEIKVSVIVPIYNTEKFLRKCIESIVNQTLQEIEIILINDGSTDNSHNICLEYVEKYPEKIKYINNKNIGCSATRNLGIQLAQGEYVAFVDSDDYIEKEMYEKMYNKVLKEKSDIVICGFKYIFSDKKNLFIPQNKYEYLDIRNKPSYVWNKLFKKSLLKNNQIEFPLKTHYCEDLVFSFKNLVLTKKISIVQRPLYNYILHGNNSIYNLDKKLDSKISFLEIYNYLEKNNFLKDKYVMKYFFKIFIIQELKMFFLVC; this is encoded by the coding sequence ATGAGTGAAATAAAAGTAAGTGTAATTGTTCCAATTTACAATACAGAAAAATTTTTAAGAAAATGTATAGAAAGTATTGTAAACCAGACATTGCAAGAAATTGAAATAATTTTAATAAATGACGGTTCAACAGACAATTCACATAATATCTGTTTGGAATATGTAGAAAAATATCCTGAAAAAATAAAATACATAAATAATAAAAATATAGGTTGTAGTGCAACAAGAAACTTAGGAATACAATTGGCACAGGGAGAGTATGTTGCTTTTGTAGATAGTGATGATTATATAGAAAAAGAAATGTATGAGAAGATGTATAATAAAGTATTAAAAGAAAAATCAGATATAGTTATATGTGGTTTTAAATATATTTTTTCAGATAAAAAAAACTTATTTATACCACAAAACAAATATGAATATTTAGATATAAGAAATAAACCATCATATGTATGGAATAAATTATTTAAGAAATCTTTATTAAAAAATAATCAAATAGAATTTCCTTTAAAAACACATTATTGTGAAGATTTAGTTTTTTCTTTTAAAAATCTAGTTTTAACAAAAAAGATTTCAATAGTACAACGACCATTATATAATTATATTTTACATGGAAATAATTCTATTTACAATTTAGATAAAAAATTAGACAGTAAAATTAGTTTTTTAGAAATTTATAATTATTTAGAAAAGAATAATTTTCTAAAAGATAAATATGTAATGAAATATTTTTTCAAAATTTTTATTATTCAGGAATTAAAAATGTTTTTTTTAGTTTGCTAA
- a CDS encoding EpsG family protein → MVFLEIFPIFLILAFQNGIGTDYYSYIEIFNQKINFNYSRGPLFKILILHLKKFFDNERVMFITVAMIQIILYYKILNIFYKKFFIKNIHYSFFYQ, encoded by the coding sequence ATAGTTTTTTTAGAAATCTTTCCTATTTTTTTAATATTAGCTTTTCAAAATGGGATAGGAACAGATTACTATAGTTATATAGAAATATTTAATCAAAAAATAAATTTTAATTATTCAAGAGGTCCTCTTTTTAAAATCTTAATATTGCATTTAAAAAAATTTTTTGACAATGAAAGAGTTATGTTCATAACAGTAGCTATGATACAAATAATTTTATATTATAAAATACTTAATATCTTTTATAAAAAGTTTTTTATAAAAAATATCCATTATTCATTTTTTTATCAATAA
- a CDS encoding polysaccharide pyruvyl transferase family protein: MKMRIGILTFQWASNQNFGASLQSYACRKLLNKILKTENIKIIDFNPTNLNLKGRLLTFFTTRNFREYNNKFLNLTEKIKDIKEFNKLNNKFDIFVVGSDQVWRPIWFEKKSLHYFFDFVNDNKKKIAYAASFGVDYWEGTPELTEEIKPLIKRFDHISVREESGIDICKNTFGIDNVVCVLDPTLMISREDYQLILDDWQDKSHLKKKYIAHMLLDDTAELKRESQNIADYLKANINYIKGKSFKILGRDITFYNKVSQWLTYLKDAEFIITDSFHCTVFSLIFHKKFVVVANKARGVARLETLLNRVGLQDRFFTDIKDVVKSKILDKEIDYNEVDKKLEVHRKYSMDFLKKALED; this comes from the coding sequence ATGAAAATGAGAATAGGGATATTAACATTTCAATGGGCAAGTAATCAAAATTTTGGAGCTAGTTTACAATCTTATGCTTGTAGAAAATTATTAAATAAAATTTTAAAAACTGAAAATATAAAAATAATTGATTTTAATCCAACTAATTTAAATTTAAAAGGGAGATTATTAACTTTTTTTACAACAAGAAATTTTAGAGAATATAATAATAAATTTTTAAATTTAACAGAGAAAATAAAAGATATAAAAGAGTTTAATAAATTAAATAATAAATTTGATATTTTTGTAGTAGGTAGTGATCAAGTTTGGCGTCCCATATGGTTTGAAAAAAAATCATTACATTATTTTTTTGATTTTGTAAATGATAATAAAAAGAAAATAGCTTATGCTGCAAGTTTTGGAGTTGATTATTGGGAAGGAACTCCTGAATTAACAGAAGAAATTAAACCATTAATTAAAAGATTTGATCATATTTCAGTTCGTGAAGAAAGTGGAATAGATATTTGTAAAAATACTTTTGGAATAGATAATGTAGTTTGTGTTCTTGATCCAACTCTTATGATTTCAAGAGAAGATTACCAGCTAATTTTAGATGATTGGCAGGATAAAAGTCATTTAAAGAAAAAATATATTGCTCATATGCTTTTAGATGATACAGCAGAATTAAAAAGAGAGAGCCAAAATATAGCAGATTATTTGAAAGCAAATATTAATTATATTAAAGGGAAATCATTTAAAATTTTAGGAAGAGATATAACTTTTTATAATAAAGTTTCTCAGTGGCTTACATATTTAAAAGATGCTGAATTTATAATAACAGACTCTTTTCACTGTACGGTATTTTCTTTAATATTTCATAAAAAATTTGTTGTTGTGGCAAATAAAGCAAGAGGAGTTGCAAGACTTGAAACTCTTTTAAATAGAGTAGGTTTGCAAGATAGATTTTTTACAGATATTAAAGATGTAGTAAAAAGTAAAATTTTAGATAAAGAAATAGACTATAACGAAGTTGATAAAAAATTGGAAGTTCACAGAAAATACTCAATGGATTTTTTGAAAAAAGCATTGGAGGATTAA
- a CDS encoding Coenzyme F420 hydrogenase/dehydrogenase, beta subunit C-terminal domain produces the protein MKKTAINIIGNKQCTGCFGCYNICPVNAIEMKYDEEGFYKPNILENCIECGKCEKVCPVIKNRNNNKYVKVYGAWSNSKEILLNSSSGGIFSEMALEILNKNGIIYGASWENGNVKHKRIEKKEDLKDLRGSKYLPSFVGNSYKNVVEDLKNNKKVLFSGTPCQIAALNKIVKSDNLITVDLICHGMPSYKSYKKYCDEEFKNPVTKVDFRSKGTGWINFSLIYYTNILKNNYHYMDKFFFGFLKDIYLNEPCYACKFKGTKNGEKREADITLADFWGVPKELFNKNGVSLVITNNEKGEEIFSKIKNKIFFKEVSLETGIKGNQSFYKSCTRPKERDMFYKDFDKLSFNELSNKYFRVPSLMERRIKRILSFPIRILRFIKKSL, from the coding sequence ATGAAAAAAACAGCAATAAATATTATAGGAAATAAACAATGTACAGGATGTTTTGGCTGTTATAACATCTGCCCTGTGAATGCAATAGAAATGAAATATGATGAAGAGGGATTTTATAAACCAAATATTTTGGAAAATTGTATTGAATGCGGGAAATGTGAAAAAGTGTGTCCTGTAATAAAAAATAGGAATAATAATAAATATGTAAAAGTCTATGGAGCATGGTCAAACAGTAAAGAAATTTTATTAAACAGTTCTTCAGGTGGAATTTTCTCAGAAATGGCACTTGAAATTTTAAACAAAAATGGAATTATTTATGGCGCTTCTTGGGAAAATGGAAATGTAAAGCATAAAAGAATAGAAAAAAAAGAAGATTTAAAAGATTTAAGAGGTTCTAAATATCTTCCAAGTTTTGTGGGAAATTCATATAAAAATGTAGTTGAAGACTTAAAAAATAATAAAAAGGTTTTATTTTCAGGGACACCATGTCAGATTGCAGCTTTAAATAAAATAGTAAAAAGCGATAATTTAATAACTGTAGATTTAATTTGCCATGGAATGCCCTCATATAAATCTTATAAAAAATATTGTGATGAAGAGTTTAAAAATCCTGTAACAAAAGTAGATTTCAGAAGTAAGGGGACTGGGTGGATAAATTTTTCTTTAATATATTATACTAATATATTAAAGAATAATTACCATTACATGGATAAATTTTTCTTCGGTTTTTTGAAAGATATTTATCTTAATGAACCATGTTATGCTTGTAAATTTAAAGGAACAAAAAATGGAGAAAAAAGAGAAGCAGATATAACTTTAGCTGATTTTTGGGGAGTTCCTAAAGAACTGTTTAACAAAAACGGAGTATCACTTGTAATTACAAATAACGAAAAAGGAGAAGAGATATTTTCCAAAATAAAAAATAAAATATTTTTTAAAGAGGTTTCTCTTGAAACAGGAATAAAAGGAAATCAGTCTTTTTATAAAAGTTGTACAAGACCAAAAGAAAGAGATATGTTCTATAAAGACTTTGATAAATTAAGTTTTAATGAATTGTCAAATAAATATTTCAGAGTTCCAAGTCTAATGGAAAGAAGAATAAAAAGAATATTAAGTTTTCCAATAAGAATTTTAAGGTTTATAAAAAAAAGTTTATAA